One window of the Sciurus carolinensis chromosome 8, mSciCar1.2, whole genome shotgun sequence genome contains the following:
- the LOC124990566 gene encoding GTPase IMAP family member 1-like: MRGQKMAGHEEDPCGSADDSGSPQEPELRLILVGRTGAGKSATGNSVLGQRRFASRLAATSVTRACAAASRSWARWRVRVVDTPDLFGPDVHHADPACAQRARCYLLSAPGPHALLLVTPLGRFTAQDRQALREVKELFGPGVVARVVLVFTRTEDLAGGSVHDYVRCTENRALRELVAECEGRVCALDNRATGSEREAQVEQLLGLVEGLVRRQRGAHYTNEEYRLAQALQAADPEERLRRVAEKLAGRLRRPRGMRLLAGLWAWRKSQGTYWSLGLALLLGGAVLDYVLLYLQLLKGSPKISRR, translated from the exons ATGAGAGGGCAGAAGATGGCAGGACACGAAGAAGACCCCTGTG GTTCCGCAGACGACTCCGGGTCCCCGCAGGAGCCCGAGCTGAGGCTCATCCTGGTGGGCAGGACGGGCGCCGGGAAGAGCGCCACGGGGAACAGCGTCCTGGGCCAGAGGCGCTTCGCGTCCAGGCTGGCAGCCACGTCGGTGACCAGGGCCTGCGCCGCGGCCAGCCGCAGCTGGGCCAGGTGGCGCGTGCGCGTCGTCGACACCCCCGACCTCTTCGGCCCCGACGTGCACCACGCGGACCCCGCGTGCGCCCAGAGGGCGCGCTGCTACCTGCTGTCGGCGCCCGGGCCGCACGCGCTGCTGCTGGTCACCCCGCTGGGCCGCTTCACCGCCCAGGACCGGCAGGCGCTGCGCGAGGTGAAGGAGCTGTTCGGCCCGGGCGTGGTGGCGCGAGTCGTCCTCGTCTTCACCCGCACGGAGGACCTGGCCGGCGGCTCGGTGCACGACTACGTGCGCTGCACGGAGAACCGGGCCCTGCGGGAGCTGGTGGCCGAGTGCGAGGGCCGAGTCTGCGCCCTGGACAACCGCGCCACCGGCAGTGAGCGCGAGGCGCAGGTGGAGcagctgctgggcctggtggagGGCCTGGTGCGCCGGCAGCGGGGCGCGCACTACACCAACGAGGAGTACCGCCTGGCGCAGGCGCTGCAGGCCGCCGACCCCGAGGAGAGGCTCCGCAGGGTGGCGGAGAAGCTGGCGGGCCGCCTGCGGAGGCCCCGCGGGATGCGGCTGCTGGCGGGGCTGTGGGCTTGGCGCAAGTCCCAGGGGACCTACTGGAGCCTGGGCCTGGCCCTCCTGCTGGGGGGCGCCGTCCTGGACTATGTGCTGCTCTATCTGCAACTGCTCAAGGGCTCTCCCAAGATCAGTCGTCGCTGA